A genome region from Marinifilum sp. JC120 includes the following:
- a CDS encoding sigma-54-dependent Fis family transcriptional regulator, producing MADTHQQKILIVDDQEDFARGIKRLIEGAFPENTVLMAFNGEQALAMLKSQQVTLMVSDLQMPGMNGLELLKTALAQSDSLSVVMLTAHGTVETAVEALKAGAYDFVTKPIEQENLFRVISKGMERSRLLEENRLLRAQIEQRKDRLLGQSPVMQQLKQSIGAVARTDYNVLIMGESGTGKELVAGMVRDLSSRADKPYVTVNCTAIPDNLLESELFGHIKGAFSGADHDREGLFTRADGGTILLDEIGDIPLETQAKLLRVLQEGEIRPVGSDHSKNIDVRVLASTNQDLPRRVAEKTFREDLYHRLNVLPLNLPSLKNRPGDIPLLARYFAQKACIELGLPEKELEPAVVGHLSGQKWTGNVRELQNTMRKLAVFSTGESITMLAVDMAEGKMSMELKNDSMANLPFKEAKQQLVDSFSRSYISDILSRSGGNVSEAARMSDLSRVAVQKMLSRFNLKTSNFKKE from the coding sequence ATGGCTGACACACATCAGCAAAAGATATTGATAGTTGATGATCAGGAAGATTTTGCCCGAGGAATCAAAAGATTGATTGAAGGCGCCTTCCCTGAAAACACCGTTTTGATGGCTTTCAACGGTGAGCAGGCACTTGCCATGCTTAAATCACAGCAGGTGACCCTAATGGTCAGTGACCTCCAAATGCCCGGCATGAATGGTCTGGAACTTTTAAAGACCGCCCTTGCTCAAAGCGATTCATTATCTGTGGTAATGCTTACCGCCCACGGAACAGTGGAGACCGCAGTGGAAGCCCTCAAAGCCGGAGCCTACGATTTTGTGACCAAGCCCATTGAACAGGAGAATCTGTTCCGAGTCATCAGCAAAGGCATGGAGCGAAGCCGTTTACTTGAGGAGAACAGATTACTTCGGGCACAGATAGAACAGCGTAAGGACCGTTTGCTTGGGCAAAGCCCCGTCATGCAGCAGCTAAAGCAATCCATAGGCGCCGTGGCTCGTACTGATTACAACGTTCTGATTATGGGCGAATCCGGAACGGGTAAAGAATTGGTGGCCGGGATGGTACGGGACCTGAGTTCACGGGCTGACAAGCCATACGTAACCGTCAACTGTACTGCTATCCCTGACAATCTTCTGGAGAGCGAACTTTTCGGACATATCAAGGGAGCGTTCAGCGGTGCGGACCATGACCGCGAAGGACTATTCACCCGTGCTGACGGCGGAACAATACTGCTGGACGAAATTGGCGATATTCCACTGGAAACGCAGGCCAAACTGTTGCGCGTCCTGCAGGAAGGAGAAATCAGACCCGTAGGTTCAGACCATTCAAAAAATATCGATGTGCGGGTGTTGGCCTCAACCAATCAGGATTTGCCCCGTCGGGTAGCTGAAAAAACTTTTCGCGAAGACCTGTATCACCGCTTGAACGTACTTCCCTTAAACCTGCCTTCGCTGAAGAACCGTCCCGGAGATATTCCTCTACTGGCCCGTTATTTTGCGCAAAAAGCCTGCATTGAATTGGGGCTGCCTGAAAAAGAACTGGAACCGGCTGTCGTAGGACATTTAAGCGGACAGAAATGGACCGGAAATGTCCGTGAGTTGCAGAACACCATGCGCAAGCTGGCCGTATTCAGCACCGGGGAATCCATAACTATGCTGGCTGTGGACATGGCCGAAGGTAAGATGTCAATGGAGTTAAAAAACGATTCTATGGCAAACCTTCCGTTTAAAGAAGCCAAGCAGCAATTGGTGGACAGCTTCAGCAGAAGTTACATCAGCGATATTCTGAGCCGTAGCGGTGGTAATGTTTCAGAGGCGGCACGAATGTCAGATTTGTCCAGAGTGGCAGTGCAGAAAATGCTCTCACGGTTCAATTTGAAGACTTCAAATTTTAAAAAAGAGTGA
- a CDS encoding TonB-dependent receptor, which translates to MFKKRFLKTVSLLIMTVYFSSAIAFADNSTEDGLYLAPVTVKAQKRSEKAQNVPASIVALNDVELKDMDIKDTDDLALHVPNLEFSDFGSRRHGFMFLRGIKSLPNAEPATGYFVDGINFSKSYMFNFPLFEVEQVEVLKGPQGTLYGRNTMGGVINVFTKQPGNEVESSLGVEIGNYHSKEFRASWSGPIVEDKLFLGVYGLGAFKDGYMENDTPADGDDGRHQDGKSGRLKLRYLPTDDLDMTLSFDIQNHDDGAYPMRRTERNSFVKSGKFAVDDPYHYSHDYEGSQKNDCWGLALNSEYKTDYGKLFSVTGYRYFDSKEKMDADFTPADMMRKTYNQKDSDFSQEFRFASPEDNGPLEWLTGGHFFLLKSKTDITNLYGVNSKAPGSNLKFKTDKDNAGGAVFGQGTYTFWDNLDLTVGLRYEYEYASADTYKGQTPAGGSEAPLVNRDVSNSFSKLLPKFALAWHLSEDQTLYGTVARAHRAGGFNDASAPEAHQAYGEEDSWLYEIGFKSAFFSNRLNFNVSGFYTAIDDEQLPLFMTDSMQPYTANAGRSHRLGVEVDSRFVVMEGLNLSGTFTWMEAEFDKYSPAEGEDYKGNRVFGVPDYTYTVATDYRRNIIGQWGFFGRADLVGVGSRYFDDANTVKEDPYELVNLKVGVEGEHLDVYLWSKNLLDREYVIMENVSAGLAEDGEPRTFGISIDYRF; encoded by the coding sequence ATGTTTAAAAAACGATTTTTGAAAACTGTCTCGTTATTGATAATGACAGTCTATTTCAGTTCAGCAATTGCTTTTGCAGATAACTCGACAGAGGATGGGTTGTATCTTGCTCCTGTGACCGTCAAGGCCCAGAAAAGGTCAGAAAAGGCGCAGAATGTCCCGGCCAGTATTGTGGCTTTGAACGATGTGGAGCTAAAGGACATGGACATCAAAGATACAGATGATCTGGCATTGCATGTGCCTAATCTTGAGTTCAGTGATTTCGGCAGCCGCAGGCATGGCTTCATGTTTTTACGCGGGATCAAGAGTTTGCCCAATGCCGAACCTGCCACCGGATATTTTGTGGACGGGATCAACTTTTCCAAATCTTACATGTTCAATTTTCCACTTTTCGAAGTGGAGCAGGTTGAAGTGCTTAAGGGGCCGCAGGGAACCCTTTACGGACGTAACACTATGGGGGGGGTTATCAATGTTTTTACCAAACAGCCCGGAAATGAGGTGGAAAGTTCCCTTGGTGTGGAGATCGGAAATTATCACAGCAAGGAATTCCGGGCTAGCTGGTCCGGTCCCATTGTCGAGGATAAGCTTTTTCTCGGCGTGTATGGATTGGGGGCTTTTAAAGACGGATACATGGAAAACGACACTCCTGCGGACGGTGATGACGGTCGGCATCAGGACGGAAAATCAGGGCGTTTGAAACTTCGTTACCTGCCTACAGATGATCTGGATATGACTCTTTCCTTTGACATCCAGAATCATGATGATGGTGCTTATCCCATGCGCCGCACCGAGCGAAATTCCTTTGTTAAGTCCGGTAAATTCGCTGTGGACGATCCCTACCATTATTCCCACGATTATGAGGGCAGCCAGAAAAACGACTGCTGGGGGCTTGCGCTCAACTCAGAATACAAAACGGATTACGGAAAGCTCTTTTCCGTGACCGGGTACAGATACTTTGACAGCAAAGAGAAGATGGATGCCGACTTTACCCCTGCTGACATGATGCGCAAGACTTACAATCAGAAAGATAGTGATTTTTCTCAGGAATTTCGTTTTGCCTCGCCTGAAGACAATGGGCCGCTGGAGTGGCTGACCGGGGGGCATTTTTTTCTTTTGAAATCAAAGACCGACATCACCAACCTTTATGGAGTTAATTCCAAGGCTCCGGGATCGAATCTGAAATTCAAGACTGATAAGGATAACGCCGGTGGGGCTGTTTTCGGGCAGGGAACCTATACTTTCTGGGATAATCTGGATCTTACTGTCGGCCTTCGTTACGAATACGAATATGCTTCAGCAGACACGTATAAAGGGCAGACTCCTGCCGGAGGTTCGGAAGCCCCCCTTGTGAACCGTGATGTTTCCAACAGCTTTTCCAAATTGTTGCCTAAGTTTGCACTGGCATGGCATCTCAGCGAAGACCAGACTTTATACGGAACCGTGGCCCGAGCGCACCGTGCCGGGGGCTTTAATGACGCCTCGGCTCCAGAGGCTCATCAGGCTTATGGCGAAGAAGACAGCTGGCTCTATGAGATCGGATTCAAATCAGCTTTCTTTTCCAATCGTTTGAATTTCAATGTCAGCGGTTTTTACACTGCTATTGATGATGAACAGTTGCCTTTGTTCATGACCGATTCCATGCAGCCCTATACCGCTAATGCCGGACGTTCCCACAGGCTGGGCGTGGAAGTGGATTCACGTTTTGTGGTTATGGAAGGCTTGAACCTGAGCGGAACGTTCACTTGGATGGAAGCTGAGTTCGATAAGTATTCTCCTGCCGAAGGTGAAGATTACAAGGGTAACCGGGTGTTCGGCGTGCCTGATTATACCTACACCGTCGCCACTGATTACCGCCGCAATATCATCGGCCAGTGGGGCTTTTTTGGACGGGCGGATTTAGTCGGAGTCGGTTCCCGTTACTTTGATGATGCCAATACAGTTAAGGAAGATCCTTATGAATTGGTCAACCTCAAAGTCGGTGTGGAAGGTGAGCATCTGGATGTTTACCTCTGGTCCAAGAACCTGCTGGACCGCGAATATGTGATTATGGAGAACGTCTCTGCCGGTCTGGCTGAGGACGGCGAACCGAGAACTTTCGGTATTTCAATTGATTACAGGTTTTAA
- a CDS encoding Crp/Fnr family transcriptional regulator, with protein sequence MPTDKIFRQEKAFFSIEGVNSNWESVLNRAVQATLPKDHELEANHPDYFFFLLKGSVKLSCLSENGQERVVMRIGPGTLFNEISHIHISLLQSHSLHTLEECVVARFPKSILNDQEFFRQHPELACNLIHSLGIKAGAFFAQLFDSGLLEVNTRVSRSLYQLWQENGESESFSPGLTQSELASTLGVHRSSLCRVIKALRQSGVIGKFTKTTLEILDPDALSREAGGLLFQSLSL encoded by the coding sequence ATGCCCACAGATAAAATATTTCGTCAGGAAAAGGCCTTTTTCAGCATTGAAGGAGTTAATTCCAACTGGGAATCCGTGCTGAACAGAGCAGTGCAGGCTACCCTGCCCAAAGATCATGAACTAGAAGCCAACCACCCAGACTATTTCTTTTTCCTGCTTAAGGGATCTGTTAAACTGTCCTGCCTTTCTGAGAATGGACAGGAACGGGTTGTGATGCGTATCGGTCCCGGAACCCTTTTCAATGAAATTTCGCACATCCATATATCCCTACTCCAAAGCCATAGCCTGCACACATTGGAAGAATGCGTTGTAGCCCGTTTTCCCAAATCCATTCTGAACGATCAGGAATTCTTCCGTCAGCACCCGGAACTGGCCTGCAACCTGATCCATTCACTGGGCATCAAGGCCGGAGCTTTTTTTGCACAGCTTTTTGATTCCGGTTTACTTGAGGTAAATACGCGGGTCAGTCGTTCTCTTTACCAACTCTGGCAGGAAAACGGTGAATCGGAATCCTTTTCCCCGGGCCTGACCCAAAGTGAGCTGGCCAGTACCCTTGGGGTTCACCGCAGTTCTTTATGCCGAGTCATCAAAGCCCTGCGCCAGAGCGGAGTTATCGGAAAGTTCACCAAAACAACCCTTGAAATTCTTGATCCCGATGCGTTGTCTCGCGAAGCGGGCGGACTGCTCTTTCAGAGCTTAAGCTTGTGA
- a CDS encoding AraC family transcriptional regulator, producing the protein MENNTLSEINKSCWGIENASTKSAVRAFESVCENGAIATPVWREMELRPGLRLSAFEATLFKGFSFNYQKKNNYIDFGFFLEGSIINNMNETSLGPLRVDNFPGSGGLGFFREMSGVVESAAEGKARTIHLHISPELLHELLYTDMDAIHDDLKGVLENSSECGFFLHHAMDPVVQAAANELFYALVGGNCSKLYLQGKALELIGLQVMKLESSERVRSSGLSMHEIERIKSIQEELKENFDSPPTMAELASAHMMSISKIQAGFHELYGMTVFAFLKEYKLRKARMLFEAGDMNVSEVAWALGYTNLSHFSAAFKKKYGVLPKKFLTSVRGKKVFPISN; encoded by the coding sequence ATGGAAAACAATACGCTTTCTGAAATAAACAAAAGCTGTTGGGGAATTGAAAATGCATCGACTAAGAGTGCGGTCCGTGCGTTTGAGTCTGTATGTGAGAATGGGGCAATAGCAACCCCTGTCTGGAGGGAAATGGAGCTCAGGCCCGGATTGAGGTTGAGTGCTTTTGAAGCCACCCTTTTTAAGGGGTTCTCCTTCAACTATCAGAAAAAAAACAATTATATAGATTTTGGTTTTTTTCTTGAGGGATCAATCATCAACAATATGAATGAAACCTCACTCGGGCCTTTGCGGGTGGATAATTTTCCCGGTAGCGGAGGCTTGGGATTTTTCCGTGAAATGTCGGGTGTGGTTGAGTCTGCGGCAGAAGGGAAGGCAAGAACCATTCATTTGCACATTAGCCCGGAATTGCTGCACGAACTGCTTTATACAGATATGGATGCAATTCATGATGACCTGAAGGGGGTCTTGGAAAATAGCTCCGAATGTGGTTTTTTTCTCCATCACGCCATGGATCCGGTGGTCCAGGCTGCGGCTAATGAATTGTTTTACGCGTTGGTGGGTGGAAATTGCAGCAAGCTTTATCTTCAGGGGAAGGCTCTCGAGTTGATTGGTTTGCAGGTCATGAAGCTCGAATCCTCCGAGCGGGTTCGCAGTTCCGGTTTGAGCATGCACGAGATTGAAAGAATTAAGTCTATTCAAGAGGAACTAAAGGAAAATTTCGATTCTCCGCCGACCATGGCTGAGCTTGCCAGTGCGCATATGATGAGCATCAGTAAGATTCAGGCCGGTTTTCATGAGCTTTACGGCATGACTGTTTTTGCTTTTCTCAAGGAATACAAATTACGGAAGGCCAGAATGCTTTTTGAAGCTGGAGATATGAACGTGAGCGAAGTTGCATGGGCATTGGGGTATACAAATCTGAGCCATTTTAGTGCGGCATTTAAGAAAAAGTACGGAGTGCTGCCTAAAAAGTTTTTAACTTCAGTGCGCGGTAAAAAAGTTTTTCCGATATCTAATTGA
- a CDS encoding putative sulfate exporter family transporter: protein MAENAVKQSSDVVVDKAASSWSDLWKKEDYWAIWLGFLILTVGAIIFFNNKPADMEAKFAKQNAIMTEEAARAPFKTVAWYEAQTAKEKIKAKNQPVGKAIKAFMAKPQKWTTNPLDAFIQTQEQADIKNAAGMPKYEKAKAAATAAKSAALIAQAKAEQAGFKDAKLNAETSASIEAWLKLRAKESSAKKKIKNKPYNLFPSLLVLMIGFGLFFALGMRFIDGEAKQFLKGFGLVFVIAVASYLMSNQATMKQYGIGYAAWAIAIGLVISNTIGTPSWAKKALQVEFFIKTGLVLLGAEVLFNKVVAIGIPGIFVAWVVTPVVLITTFIFGQKVIKVPSKTLNMVISADMSVCGTSAAIAAAAACKAKKEELTLAIGLSLVFTSVMMIIMPAIIKGTGMPFILGGAWMGGTIDATGAVAAAGAFLSEKALYVAATIKMIQNVLIGVTAFGIAIFWATKVEAKAGQKVHAMEIWHRFPKFVLGFLTASVIFSIIYTSLGSDAGFTMVDQGVLRGFSRIFRGWFFCLSFAAIGLATNFRELKHYFKGGKPLILYVCGQSLNLCLTLIMAYLMFYVVFPDITSKI, encoded by the coding sequence ATGGCAGAAAACGCAGTTAAGCAAAGCAGTGATGTCGTAGTCGACAAAGCAGCCAGCTCATGGTCCGACCTTTGGAAAAAAGAAGATTATTGGGCCATCTGGCTGGGATTCCTGATCCTGACCGTCGGCGCAATAATCTTTTTCAACAACAAGCCCGCGGACATGGAAGCCAAGTTCGCAAAACAAAACGCTATCATGACCGAGGAAGCCGCCCGCGCTCCCTTTAAAACAGTAGCATGGTACGAGGCTCAGACCGCTAAAGAAAAAATCAAAGCAAAAAATCAGCCTGTGGGTAAGGCCATTAAAGCCTTCATGGCTAAACCCCAAAAGTGGACAACCAACCCGCTGGATGCTTTCATCCAGACTCAGGAACAGGCTGATATAAAAAATGCAGCGGGCATGCCCAAATATGAGAAGGCAAAAGCCGCAGCAACAGCAGCCAAAAGCGCAGCCCTCATTGCACAGGCCAAGGCTGAACAAGCAGGATTCAAGGATGCCAAGCTTAACGCAGAGACCTCCGCTTCCATTGAAGCATGGCTAAAACTGCGCGCAAAGGAATCATCTGCTAAGAAAAAAATCAAAAACAAGCCATATAACCTGTTCCCTTCACTGTTGGTTTTAATGATCGGATTCGGACTCTTCTTCGCATTGGGAATGCGCTTCATTGACGGTGAGGCCAAACAATTTCTCAAAGGATTCGGATTGGTTTTCGTTATTGCCGTCGCTTCCTATCTCATGTCCAATCAAGCGACCATGAAACAGTACGGTATCGGATACGCGGCTTGGGCTATTGCCATCGGTCTCGTAATTTCCAACACCATCGGAACTCCAAGCTGGGCCAAGAAAGCTCTTCAGGTTGAATTCTTCATTAAAACAGGACTGGTTCTGCTCGGTGCGGAAGTTCTGTTCAACAAAGTCGTAGCCATCGGTATTCCCGGTATCTTCGTGGCCTGGGTTGTCACCCCGGTTGTTCTGATCACTACCTTCATCTTCGGTCAGAAAGTAATCAAGGTGCCTTCCAAAACCCTGAACATGGTTATCTCCGCCGACATGTCCGTTTGCGGTACTTCCGCAGCTATTGCAGCGGCTGCGGCATGTAAAGCGAAGAAAGAAGAACTAACCCTCGCAATCGGTCTTTCCCTTGTCTTCACTTCCGTCATGATGATCATCATGCCCGCCATCATCAAGGGCACCGGAATGCCTTTCATTCTCGGCGGAGCATGGATGGGCGGAACTATCGACGCTACCGGGGCTGTTGCAGCAGCTGGAGCCTTCCTTTCTGAAAAGGCTCTTTACGTGGCGGCGACCATTAAAATGATCCAGAACGTGCTGATCGGTGTAACCGCTTTCGGTATCGCCATCTTCTGGGCCACTAAAGTTGAAGCCAAAGCCGGACAGAAAGTACATGCAATGGAAATCTGGCACCGCTTTCCCAAGTTCGTACTCGGCTTCTTGACCGCATCGGTAATCTTCTCCATCATTTACACTTCACTTGGTTCCGACGCAGGCTTCACTATGGTTGACCAGGGCGTATTGCGCGGCTTCTCCCGCATCTTCCGCGGCTGGTTCTTCTGCCTGTCCTTTGCAGCAATCGGACTGGCAACCAACTTCCGCGAGCTCAAGCATTACTTCAAAGGCGGCAAACCGCTCATCCTTTACGTATGCGGTCAGTCCTTAAACCTGTGCCTGACCCTGATCATGGCTTACCTCATGTTCTACGTGGTCTTCCCTGATATCACTTCCAAAATCTAG
- a CDS encoding DUF3365 domain-containing protein, translating to MKLPRPYSIQSKFLLSLILTSLIIGGVLFAGFSMHMSKVLENVVREKASMVFGQVDSVQNYVRGVLRPQMYEELPDKFVIQAMSSSFITRNIMARDKNATSSFTYRRVAEGARNPDYEAKGIELELINHFKKKPAQQLWEGYKTINGEKHFVLARPAVFKKSCLRCHGKIEDGPVELVELYGNRGFGHTADSIGGVDFVGLPVSASVARIQNTIMTYIGVFLLAVLLYLGATNMLFKRIVANNIRILTTNFRRNFSDEKGVALFREVEQEDEIGEMIGGIEKLSDYMFDTRQKLQDYASNLENMVEERTGELELEATARQSDVELFVQLLAGSSRSQSRSELWRATLPLIHKRFNLERTAYVCTFSSKNFYSLPENQERPLLPDNWVELLTESVPLILDDRAYIPVESSSGSAEGLLCLFRKEKSSFREKDRTVLRAIGRQLGIAADSISALNSIVRHNANLQSIFEGISDPLLLADGTGNPIVANESARKLGEELSDGTITNGGVVSLLCHGPGDSGNCGISKSLFMNKPLSREVSLPEGRSFAINIYPIHDAENPLERRVVIYVHETTSQKQMLAHMTQAEKMATVGKLSAGLAHEINNPLGVILCYAELLKKEATGQNAEDIEVILKHTRQAQTVLKDLLNFARPKVSSTVGSDLTKIVRDVADVFRIQADKQGAKISLELDDSTPKLNVEPQALEHIVANLLLNGLDAVPENEGRLKISLGFEQPGQAVLKVTDNGPGIAQEDLQYVFDPFYTTKEVNKGSGLGLAVVFGFMSDLGGSIEVENGSKDKGELSGAVFTLKFPLTKKDI from the coding sequence ATGAAACTTCCCAGACCATATTCCATACAAAGCAAATTTCTTTTAAGCCTGATTCTGACCTCCCTTATTATCGGGGGCGTTCTTTTTGCGGGTTTCTCCATGCATATGAGCAAAGTTCTCGAAAATGTCGTGCGCGAAAAAGCGAGCATGGTTTTCGGACAGGTGGACTCAGTGCAGAATTACGTACGCGGTGTGCTTCGCCCGCAGATGTATGAAGAGCTTCCGGACAAATTCGTAATCCAAGCCATGTCCTCCTCATTTATTACCCGCAACATCATGGCCCGTGATAAGAATGCAACTTCAAGCTTCACGTACCGCCGTGTAGCTGAGGGTGCACGTAATCCAGACTATGAAGCCAAGGGAATCGAACTGGAACTGATCAACCACTTCAAGAAAAAGCCCGCCCAACAGCTGTGGGAAGGTTACAAAACTATCAACGGGGAAAAACATTTTGTCCTGGCCCGTCCGGCAGTATTCAAAAAAAGCTGTTTGCGCTGCCATGGAAAAATCGAAGACGGGCCGGTAGAACTGGTTGAACTCTACGGCAATCGAGGTTTTGGACATACCGCTGACAGCATCGGCGGAGTGGATTTCGTCGGCTTGCCGGTCAGCGCGTCCGTAGCCCGAATTCAGAACACCATCATGACCTACATAGGGGTTTTCCTGCTGGCCGTTCTGCTCTACCTCGGAGCCACCAACATGCTCTTTAAGCGGATAGTGGCCAACAACATCCGTATCCTGACCACCAATTTCCGACGCAATTTCAGTGATGAAAAAGGTGTGGCTTTATTCCGGGAAGTGGAACAAGAAGATGAAATAGGCGAGATGATCGGCGGCATTGAAAAACTCAGTGACTACATGTTCGACACCCGCCAGAAACTACAGGATTATGCATCCAATCTTGAAAACATGGTCGAGGAACGCACCGGGGAACTGGAACTGGAAGCAACTGCCCGTCAATCAGATGTAGAACTTTTCGTACAACTTCTAGCCGGGTCCAGCCGCAGCCAGTCCCGTTCAGAACTGTGGAGAGCAACCCTGCCCCTGATTCATAAAAGATTTAATCTTGAACGAACCGCTTATGTCTGCACTTTTTCCAGTAAAAATTTCTACTCCCTGCCGGAAAACCAGGAACGTCCGCTGCTTCCTGACAACTGGGTGGAACTGCTGACCGAATCCGTTCCGCTTATTCTTGATGACCGGGCATACATTCCAGTTGAGTCCTCTTCGGGAAGTGCCGAGGGACTGCTCTGCCTGTTCCGTAAGGAAAAATCATCCTTCCGTGAAAAAGACCGTACCGTGTTGCGGGCCATCGGACGCCAGCTCGGAATTGCAGCAGACAGCATCTCCGCACTGAACAGCATCGTGCGCCACAATGCTAACCTGCAATCGATCTTCGAAGGCATCAGTGATCCGCTGCTGCTTGCTGACGGAACAGGAAATCCCATCGTTGCCAACGAATCTGCCCGCAAGCTGGGAGAGGAACTTTCCGATGGAACCATTACTAACGGCGGCGTGGTCAGCCTGCTCTGCCACGGCCCCGGAGATTCCGGTAATTGTGGAATTTCTAAATCCCTGTTTATGAACAAACCCTTGTCCAGAGAAGTTTCTCTGCCGGAGGGCCGTTCTTTTGCCATCAATATCTATCCCATTCACGATGCGGAAAATCCACTTGAACGCAGGGTAGTCATCTACGTTCATGAAACAACCAGCCAGAAGCAAATGCTGGCCCATATGACTCAGGCTGAAAAAATGGCGACAGTAGGAAAACTTTCAGCCGGACTGGCCCATGAAATCAACAACCCGCTGGGGGTTATCCTCTGTTATGCAGAATTGTTAAAAAAAGAGGCTACCGGACAGAACGCAGAAGATATTGAAGTTATCCTCAAACATACCAGACAGGCACAGACAGTGCTCAAGGATCTGCTAAACTTCGCACGACCAAAAGTTTCTTCAACAGTTGGCAGCGATTTAACAAAGATAGTCCGCGATGTTGCCGATGTATTCCGTATTCAGGCGGATAAGCAAGGAGCTAAAATAAGTCTTGAACTTGACGACTCCACTCCGAAACTGAATGTGGAACCGCAAGCTCTTGAGCACATTGTTGCCAACCTGCTCTTGAACGGACTTGATGCTGTGCCGGAAAACGAAGGCAGATTAAAAATAAGCCTTGGTTTTGAACAGCCGGGGCAGGCTGTGCTTAAAGTCACGGATAACGGTCCCGGCATAGCGCAGGAAGACTTGCAATATGTATTTGACCCCTTTTACACCACCAAAGAAGTCAATAAAGGTTCCGGTCTGGGACTGGCTGTAGTATTTGGGTTCATGAGCGATCTCGGCGGCTCTATTGAAGTGGAAAACGGCAGCAAGGACAAAGGAGAACTGTCCGGGGCCGTATTCACCCTGAAATTTCCCCTGACTAAAAAGGATATATAA